In one Aeromicrobium erythreum genomic region, the following are encoded:
- a CDS encoding DUF2469 domain-containing protein, with product MSAEDLEKYETEAELALYREYRDVVKIFKYVVETDRRFYLCNAVDVKVRSETGDAYFEVSMNDAWVWDIYRPARFAKNVKVLTFKDVNVEELADSDVKIPSA from the coding sequence ATGAGCGCAGAGGACCTCGAGAAGTACGAGACCGAGGCCGAGCTCGCGCTCTACCGCGAGTACCGCGACGTCGTGAAGATCTTCAAGTACGTCGTGGAGACCGACCGTCGCTTCTACCTGTGCAACGCGGTCGACGTGAAGGTCCGCTCCGAGACCGGCGACGCCTACTTCGAGGTGTCGATGAACGACGCCTGGGTGTGGGACATCTACCGTCCGGCCCGGTTCGCCAAGAACGTCAAGGTGCTCACCTTCAAGGACGTCAACGTCGAGGAGCTCGCCGACTCCGACGTGAAGATCCCGTCCGCCTGA
- a CDS encoding YifB family Mg chelatase-like AAA ATPase — protein MAATHSVTLDGLTGRAIEVEVDIASGLPKTIVVGLADTIVNEARDRVRAAVVNSGTTWPDQRVTINLAPSTLPKTGSHYDLAIGVAMFVEKTLVPVEATAGTVFIGELALDGRLRAVRGVLPATIAAVEAGFGRVFVPESNVGEAELVSGVQVVGVRSLRQVVALLTGEDEPDDPPVPPLEEGVGLGHAYVDRVAGLDLADVAGQEDTRTAVVVAAAGGHHVLMTGPPGIGKTMLAQRLPGLLPDLTREQALEVSAVHSLAGVLPADVPLVERPPFVDPHHTASAVAIVGGGQRGIRPGALSLAHRGVLFLDEAPEFASNVLDALRQPLESGHVVVSRAAQTATFPARFQLVLAANPCPCGQGGSVSDPCECTPLMQRRYRDRISGPVRDRIDIHRTLVPPSRPELVHETAGARSTAQLAPAVRRARERQAVRFAGTPWQANADVPGVDLRKHWPATDAARRLVDSHLRGQRLSARSADRVLRVAWTVCDLRDGGQPDVDDVELALALRRGTPLGPLLRDLVTS, from the coding sequence ATGGCGGCGACGCACTCGGTGACCCTCGACGGGCTGACCGGTCGGGCGATCGAGGTGGAGGTCGACATCGCCTCGGGTCTGCCCAAGACGATCGTGGTCGGTCTGGCCGACACGATCGTCAACGAGGCACGCGACCGGGTGCGTGCCGCGGTCGTCAACTCCGGCACGACCTGGCCCGACCAGCGCGTGACCATCAACCTCGCCCCGTCGACGCTGCCGAAGACCGGGTCGCACTACGACCTCGCGATCGGGGTGGCGATGTTCGTCGAGAAGACGCTGGTGCCGGTCGAGGCCACGGCGGGCACCGTCTTCATCGGCGAGCTCGCCCTCGACGGTCGGCTGCGGGCGGTGCGCGGAGTGCTGCCGGCGACGATCGCCGCCGTCGAGGCCGGTTTCGGGCGGGTCTTCGTGCCGGAGTCGAACGTGGGGGAGGCCGAGCTCGTGAGCGGCGTGCAGGTCGTCGGCGTGCGGTCCCTGCGCCAGGTGGTCGCGCTGCTCACGGGAGAGGACGAGCCGGACGACCCGCCCGTGCCGCCGCTGGAGGAGGGCGTCGGGCTCGGGCACGCCTACGTCGACCGCGTGGCCGGGCTCGACCTCGCCGACGTCGCCGGGCAGGAGGACACCCGGACCGCGGTCGTCGTGGCAGCTGCCGGCGGTCATCACGTGCTGATGACCGGCCCGCCGGGCATCGGCAAGACGATGCTGGCCCAGCGGCTTCCCGGCCTGCTGCCCGACCTGACGCGGGAGCAGGCCCTGGAGGTCAGTGCCGTGCACTCCCTGGCGGGCGTGCTGCCGGCGGACGTGCCGCTCGTGGAGCGTCCGCCGTTCGTCGACCCGCACCACACTGCCAGCGCCGTGGCGATCGTCGGGGGAGGCCAGCGGGGGATCCGTCCCGGCGCGCTCAGCCTGGCCCACCGCGGCGTCCTCTTCCTCGACGAGGCACCGGAGTTCGCGTCGAACGTGCTCGACGCGCTGCGCCAGCCTTTGGAGTCCGGGCACGTCGTCGTCTCGCGCGCGGCGCAGACCGCGACGTTCCCCGCCCGGTTCCAGCTCGTGCTCGCCGCGAACCCCTGCCCGTGCGGGCAGGGCGGGTCGGTGAGCGACCCCTGCGAGTGCACGCCGCTCATGCAGCGCCGCTACCGCGACCGGATCTCCGGGCCCGTGCGCGACCGCATCGACATCCACCGCACGCTGGTGCCGCCCAGCCGACCCGAGCTGGTCCACGAGACGGCGGGTGCCCGCTCCACCGCGCAGCTCGCACCGGCCGTGCGTCGGGCCCGGGAGCGACAGGCCGTCCGCTTCGCCGGGACGCCCTGGCAGGCCAACGCCGACGTGCCGGGCGTCGACCTGCGCAAGCACTGGCCGGCCACCGACGCCGCCCGACGCCTCGTCGACTCCCACCTGCGCGGGCAGCGACTCTCGGCGCGCTCGGCCGACCGGGTCCTGAGGGTGGCCTGGACCGTGTGCGACCTCCGGGACGGCGGGCAGCCCGACGTCGACGACGTCGAGCTCGCCCTCGCGCTGCGGCGCGGCACGCCGCTCGGTCCGCTGCTGCGCGACCTGGTGACGTCGTGA
- a CDS encoding ribonuclease HII — translation MTGRPSLRFERSLLRERCTVLACADEVGRGALSGPVSVGVVAVTEQTRTAPQGVRDSKLLSPDARARLAPRIRRWATTHGAGYGVGHASPAEIDAVGIMAAMRLAAHRALVDLDPTPDLVLLDGNHDYLSAPAQPSLLDAPGPSFPPVVTAVKADLRCAAVAAASILAKTSRDALMVELAQEHPQYGWHENKGYASPAHVEALRRHGPSDHHRRSWSLPGCAVPAGSVPGSDTTSTIEQAVEGR, via the coding sequence GTGACAGGACGTCCGAGCCTCCGGTTCGAGCGCAGCCTCCTGCGCGAGCGCTGCACCGTGCTCGCCTGCGCCGACGAGGTCGGCCGCGGTGCGCTCAGCGGTCCGGTGAGCGTCGGCGTCGTCGCCGTCACCGAGCAGACCCGCACGGCACCGCAGGGCGTGCGCGACAGCAAGCTGCTCTCGCCCGACGCCCGCGCGCGGCTCGCGCCACGCATCCGCCGGTGGGCCACCACCCACGGCGCGGGCTACGGCGTCGGTCACGCGTCGCCCGCCGAGATCGACGCGGTCGGCATCATGGCCGCGATGCGGCTCGCCGCGCACCGGGCGCTCGTCGACCTCGACCCCACGCCCGACCTCGTGCTGCTCGACGGCAACCACGACTACCTGAGCGCGCCCGCGCAGCCGTCGCTCCTCGACGCACCCGGGCCGAGCTTCCCACCCGTCGTCACCGCGGTGAAGGCCGACCTGCGCTGCGCAGCCGTCGCCGCCGCGAGCATCCTGGCGAAGACGTCGCGTGACGCGCTCATGGTCGAGCTCGCGCAGGAGCACCCGCAGTACGGCTGGCACGAGAACAAGGGCTACGCGTCGCCCGCCCACGTCGAGGCGCTGCGTCGGCACGGCCCGAGCGACCACCACCGACGTTCGTGGAGCCTGCCCGGCTGCGCGGTCCCGGCCGGTAGTGTTCCGGGGAGCGACACGACGAGCACGATCGAGCAGGCCGTGGAGGGCAGATGA
- the lepB gene encoding signal peptidase I, translated as MSETVKKRQLPVWQESILLVVIAMVMAVVVKAFFLQAFYIPSESMEPTMLVNDKILVQKVSYWTGDPQRGDIVVFDDPGGWLDASEDAKASNPVQKALEVVGLFPTGGHLIKRVVGVGGDRVACCDEQGRLTVNGTSIDEPYLRDPAANSETRFDVIVPKDHLWVEGDNRGNSADSRVHQGDPGGGFIPVDAVVGKAWVRVWPWKRMGFIRGTDAFAEVPDDPPAKRE; from the coding sequence GTGAGTGAGACCGTGAAGAAGCGCCAGCTACCCGTCTGGCAGGAGTCGATCCTCCTCGTCGTCATCGCCATGGTGATGGCCGTGGTGGTCAAGGCCTTCTTCCTGCAGGCGTTCTACATCCCGTCGGAGTCGATGGAACCGACGATGCTCGTCAACGACAAGATCCTCGTCCAGAAGGTCTCCTACTGGACCGGCGATCCCCAGCGTGGCGACATCGTCGTGTTCGACGACCCGGGGGGATGGCTCGACGCCAGCGAGGACGCCAAGGCCAGCAACCCGGTCCAGAAGGCGCTGGAGGTCGTCGGTCTCTTCCCGACCGGCGGCCACCTCATCAAGCGCGTCGTCGGCGTCGGCGGCGACCGCGTCGCCTGCTGCGACGAGCAGGGCAGGCTCACGGTCAACGGCACGTCCATCGACGAGCCGTACCTGCGCGACCCCGCCGCCAACAGCGAGACCCGCTTCGACGTGATCGTCCCGAAGGACCACCTGTGGGTCGAGGGCGACAACCGCGGCAACTCCGCCGACTCGCGCGTCCACCAGGGCGACCCGGGCGGCGGCTTCATCCCCGTCGACGCCGTCGTCGGCAAGGCGTGGGTGCGGGTGTGGCCGTGGAAGCGCATGGGCTTCATCCGCGGCACCGACGCGTTCGCCGAGGTGCCCGACGACCCGCCCGCGAAGCGCGAGTGA
- a CDS encoding YraN family protein, producing MSQARNDALGRYGEQVAARHLESLGMTILERRWTCRWGELDLVARDGDTIVFCEVKTRTSSRHGTGFESVSARKAARLRRAASAWLQAQEAEPAAVRIDVVSVRIPRRGGPVVERMGGVA from the coding sequence ATGAGTCAGGCACGCAACGACGCGCTGGGGCGGTACGGGGAGCAGGTGGCGGCGCGGCACCTGGAGTCGCTGGGGATGACGATCCTGGAGCGGCGGTGGACGTGCCGGTGGGGTGAGCTCGACCTGGTGGCCAGGGACGGCGACACGATCGTGTTCTGCGAGGTCAAGACGCGGACGAGCTCGCGGCACGGGACGGGCTTCGAGTCGGTGTCGGCGCGCAAGGCGGCTCGGCTGCGGCGGGCGGCGTCGGCGTGGCTGCAGGCGCAGGAGGCGGAGCCCGCGGCGGTGCGGATCGACGTGGTGTCGGTGCGGATCCCGCGGCGCGGCGGTCCGGTGGTCGAGCGGATGGGCGGGGTGGCCTGA